The Alicyclobacillus macrosporangiidus CPP55 genome segment AACCGCCGTATGCGGACCCGCACGTACGGTGGTGTGAGAGGACGGGGGCTAGGCGCCCCCTCCTACTCGATTGTACCGGCTGGCGGGCTCGGAGTCCGTACCGCATTGCCCAAACTGCTCCAGAATATGGATGGCATCAGCCAGATCAGACAACGCCCCGTCCTTGTCGTGCAAGTGCCAACGCGAAATCGCACGCATTCCATAGCACTCTCCGAGAATTACAGGTTCGTCGGAGTAATCCTCAATGGATTGTGTGAGAAGCTCCTCGATTGATCAAGGCGATGACCAGGTTGAGCAGGAGCGTGGCATTCGATGTGCCGGCACCGCACAAATGCGTGCGGATATCGATCGCGCGGCTCATGTCGGATATGGCCGCTTCGACCCCCTCAACAACCTTCATCGCCAAGGCCCGATTGTGGTAACAATCAGCGAGCCATGCCTGATACACGGGCTCATCCATTTTCGCGAGCAGCTCAATGGCTTGGCCATAACTGTCCAAGGCCTGAAGATACTCCGCTTGCTCATCGTGCTGTTTCGCATCGCACCCGTACGCCTCGGCCAGTTGGACGCGTACATCGGACGGTCCCACGGATTTCAACGACTCGATGCTTTGTTTGTCGAGGGGTTGTTGCAGGCAGGTTGCGGGGCGGTACGGAGCACGAGTGGCAGTGGCGCAGGCACTCGTGCTCCACATTCATCCGTCCTACATCGCCTCCGGCGCCTCGAGGCCGAGGAGATACAGGCCGTGGGCCAGCACCCGCCGGGTGGCGTCCGTCAGGGCGAGGCGGAAGGCGCGCAGGTCGTCCTTCGCCCCGAGGATGGGGGCGTCGTGGTAGAACCGGTTGAAGGCGTGGCACACGTCGAGGACGTGGCGGGCGATGACCGAGGGATCGAACCCGTCGACGGCCCGCTCCAGGCACTCGTTGGACTGGGCCAGCTGGTGCACCAGGTGCCACTCGCTGTCCGCCAACGCCTCGTCTGCCAACACCGGCGGGGAACCCACCGGAACACCCTCGGCTTCCGCCCGGCGCAGGACGCTGCAGGCGCGGGCGTGCGTGTACTGGACGTACGGCCCCGTCTCGCCGTCGAAGTTGAGGACGTCCTCCCAGCGGAAATCCACGTCGTGCAGGCGGTTGTTCTTGAGATCGTTGAACACCACCGCCCCGATGCCGACCGCCTCCGCTACCCGGTCTTTGTCCGGGAGGCCCGGGTTTTTCTCCTCGATGATGGCCCGCGCCTCCTGCACGGCGCGCTCCAAAACCTCCTCCAGGTACACCACTTTGCCGCGGCGGGTGGAGAGGCGCTCGCCGTTGTACTTCATCATGCCAAACGCGATGTGGTGGCAGCGTGCCGCCCAGTCGCGGCCCATCAGCTCGAGGACCTTGAACACCTGTGCGAAGTGCAGTTTCTGCTCCGCGCCGACCACGTAGATGAGGTCGGTGGCCCCGAGCACATCGTGCCGGTACAGGGCCGCCGCCAGGTCGCGTGTGGCGTAGATGGTGGCTCCGTCCGACTTGCGGATGATGCAGGGGGGCATGTTCCAGGCGGACAGATCGACCACCTCGGCGCCCCCGCTCTCGGTGAGCAGCCCGCGCTGGCGCAGCTCTTCGACGACGGCGTCCATTTTGTCGTTGTAGAAGCTCTCGCCGAGGAAATGGTCAAATCGCACGCCGAGCCGCCGGTACGTCTGCTCGAACGCCTTCAGGCTTTCGGCGATGAACCACTTCCACAGGCGCGTGGCCTCCTCGTCGCCGTCCTCCAGGCGCTTGAACCAGGCCCGCGCTTCGTCCTCCAGCTCCGGCTTGTCCTTTGCCTCCTCGTGGAAACGCACGTACAGCCGGAACAGTTCCTTGACCGGGTCGCGGCGCACCGTCTCCTCGTCGCCCCACTTCAGGTAGGCGACGATGTTCTTCCCGAACTGGGTCCCCCAGTCGCCCAGGTGGTTAATGCCGATGACCTCGAACCCGTCCGCCGCGAGCAGGCGGCAGATGGATTGGCCGATCATCGTCGACCGCAGATGGCCGACGCCGAAGGGCTTCGCGATGTTCGGCGACGAGTAGTCGACCGCCGCCCGCCTGCCTGTGTGGCGGCGGCGCGAGAAGAGGGCCGCGACGTCGCGCTGGGCCTGATCGATCACGCCGGCGGCCACAGGCCCGCGCCGTAGCGTCACGTTGACATACCCGCCCGCCACGTCCACCCGCGCGAACAGGCTCGACTGCCGCAACACCTCCGCCGCATCGGCCGCGATGGCCTGCGGGGCCTTGCGCAGCGTCTTCGCGAAGCGGAAGCAGGGCAACGCCAGATCGCCCAACTTCGGGTCGGGCGGGTATTCTATCGCCGTCCACACGTCGTCTGCCGCGACGCCGAGCCTGTCTGCCACCAGGCCGGCGATGCTCTGTTTTTGCTCGTACATGGCTTCACCTCGACAATTGCAATACCAGGTCCGAATTCAATTATTATAGCACGCGGGCGGAGTCGGGTGAACTTCATCCCCTGCACCCCGCTGTGATATACTTTCAGTACCTTTGCTGGATGTGGGGCATGCCGCTTCGCTCCTGCGCGAAAGCGAGCCGCTTCGCGGCACGCCTCACATCCTCGGATGGCGAGTGAAGGTGAGGGAGGTGCTCACATGGATCGAAATACCCAGACGGGCTCGCGTGGTGCACGCCCGGGCAACGTCATCCCATTGCGCCAGGACGCGGCGTTTTTCTTCGAACGCGGGGTCCGCTACCTGGAGCGCAATGATCTCCGGCGCGCACTCAAGGCGTTCCGTCGGACCGTCGAGGTGGAGCCGGACAATCCGGTCAACTACTGCAACCTGGCGGGCGTCCTGTCCGAACTCGGCGATTTCGAGGCGTCCAACGAGGTGCTGCTGCACGTCTTGCAGAACTTGGACCCATCCATGGCCGAGTGCCAATTTTACCTCGCCAACAACTACGCCAACATGGGGGATTACGAAACCGCGGAGGAGTACGTGCTTCGCTATCTCGACGCCGATCCCGACGGCGAGTACGCGCAGGAAGCGGTGGAGATGCTCGACATCCTGATGGACGAATTCGGCGGCGGCAAGGCGTACGCCCGCTGGCAGGCGGAACAGCGGCGCAAGGAGCGGGCCAGCGCGAAACGAGATGGCCGGCATCTGCTCGAAGAGGGACAGTTCGAGGCCGCCGTGGAGTGGTTGGAGCGGGTCACCCAGCAGGACCCGGGCAACACCGCGGCGCTGAACAACCTGTCACTCGCCTACTACTACACCGGCCAGTACGACCAGGCCGTCACCTTGGCGGAGCGCGTGCTCGCGGAGCATCCGAACAACGTGCACGCCCTCTGCAACCTGACCGTGTTCTGCGCGCATCTCGGCCCGCGCGATCGATATGAAGCGTGCTTGGCCAAACTGCGCAAACTGTTTCCGATGCATTACGACCACGCGGCCAAAGTGGGGACCACCCTCGGCTTGGTGGGCGATCACCGCGCTGCGTTCGAGGTGTTCGCCAAATTGGTGAAGTTGGCGGGGGACGCGGATCCAGCCATGATCCACGCGCTCGCCGCGGCCGCGGCCAACTGCGGCCAATACGGCGTCGCCAGGCGCTGGTGGCGGGTGCTCAGCCAACGGTCGGGCATGGCGGAGGTGGCAGAGCACTATCTCAAGGCCCTCGATCGCGCCGAACGCAGCGGACAACGCTTCATGCGCGTCAGCTATCAGTACGAACTGCCGATTGAGGCGCAGTTCGCGAAGATGAAAGCTCGCCTCGAGTCGGGGGACCTGGCGGCTTGGCGGCAGGATCCGCTGCTCCGCGCCTCCCTGTACTGGGGATTGCGGCACGGGGCGGCCGACACCCAGCGGGCGGTCATCCGCATCCTGGCCATCATCGCCGATCAGGACGCGGAGAAGGCGCTGCGCGCCTATCTGCGCCGCCAGGATATCGCACCGCCTCAGCAGG includes the following:
- a CDS encoding tetratricopeptide repeat protein, producing the protein MDRNTQTGSRGARPGNVIPLRQDAAFFFERGVRYLERNDLRRALKAFRRTVEVEPDNPVNYCNLAGVLSELGDFEASNEVLLHVLQNLDPSMAECQFYLANNYANMGDYETAEEYVLRYLDADPDGEYAQEAVEMLDILMDEFGGGKAYARWQAEQRRKERASAKRDGRHLLEEGQFEAAVEWLERVTQQDPGNTAALNNLSLAYYYTGQYDQAVTLAERVLAEHPNNVHALCNLTVFCAHLGPRDRYEACLAKLRKLFPMHYDHAAKVGTTLGLVGDHRAAFEVFAKLVKLAGDADPAMIHALAAAAANCGQYGVARRWWRVLSQRSGMAEVAEHYLKALDRAERSGQRFMRVSYQYELPIEAQFAKMKARLESGDLAAWRQDPLLRASLYWGLRHGAADTQRAVIRILAIIADQDAEKALRAYLRRQDIAPPQQAAALHALQRMGARGRVELWRDGEWVSLRMSEVPKDVILAVDPVWRQVLDRVTEWLRDHRKARYVAEARRVWVGYLRHAFQRTDRAVGKPEVWMAALLYAVLKRHNEPVRQKDVAQWFHVSVSALSKAAGKLSCYFVTMP
- the argS gene encoding arginine--tRNA ligase codes for the protein MYEQKQSIAGLVADRLGVAADDVWTAIEYPPDPKLGDLALPCFRFAKTLRKAPQAIAADAAEVLRQSSLFARVDVAGGYVNVTLRRGPVAAGVIDQAQRDVAALFSRRRHTGRRAAVDYSSPNIAKPFGVGHLRSTMIGQSICRLLAADGFEVIGINHLGDWGTQFGKNIVAYLKWGDEETVRRDPVKELFRLYVRFHEEAKDKPELEDEARAWFKRLEDGDEEATRLWKWFIAESLKAFEQTYRRLGVRFDHFLGESFYNDKMDAVVEELRQRGLLTESGGAEVVDLSAWNMPPCIIRKSDGATIYATRDLAAALYRHDVLGATDLIYVVGAEQKLHFAQVFKVLELMGRDWAARCHHIAFGMMKYNGERLSTRRGKVVYLEEVLERAVQEARAIIEEKNPGLPDKDRVAEAVGIGAVVFNDLKNNRLHDVDFRWEDVLNFDGETGPYVQYTHARACSVLRRAEAEGVPVGSPPVLADEALADSEWHLVHQLAQSNECLERAVDGFDPSVIARHVLDVCHAFNRFYHDAPILGAKDDLRAFRLALTDATRRVLAHGLYLLGLEAPEAM